From the genome of Seriola aureovittata isolate HTS-2021-v1 ecotype China chromosome 6, ASM2101889v1, whole genome shotgun sequence, one region includes:
- the lingo3a gene encoding leucine-rich repeat and immunoglobulin-like domain-containing nogo receptor-interacting protein 3a, with product MGVSLSQDVGWLLPFLLLLLMITVSPTQSQGCPQRCECIAKLKTVSCYGKRLSALPDGIPLDTKILDLSGNKLRWVEHGDLLPYLRLEKLDLSDNMISVLEPNAFSSLQNLQSLSLRGNQLKLVPMGAFSRLSNLTSLDLSGNKIVILLDFTFQDLKSLKNLEVGDNDLVYISNKAFLGLVGLRELTIERCNLTSVSSQSLSYLHNLVTLRLRYLSISALEDQNFRKLGNLRGLEIDHWPFLEYISPHSLQGLNLSWLSITHTNITSVPTSALRSLAHLTSLNLSYNPISVLESWALRDLVRLKELHLVNTNLAVVQPYAMGGLRQIHLLNLSTNSLVTLEEGAFQSVNTLETLRLDGNPLACDCRLLWILQRRKTLNFDGASPVCMMPVEVQGRALNAFSDSALFDHFTCQKPKIRNRKLQQISAREGQVVSFICRAEGEPTPVIFWISPQRRRITTKSSGRLTVLPEGTLEIRYAQVMDSGTYICIASNAGGNDTYFATLTVSGLPLDAALMANRTYYAGDLNDTNLNDTRVFLKFTLDLKTILISTAMGCIMFLGVVLFCFILLFVWSRGRGQHKNNFSVEYSFRKVDGPAASGGQGGARKFNMKMI from the coding sequence ATGGGGGTGAGCCTGAGCCAGGATGTAGGCTGGCTCCTGCCCTTCCTGCTCTTGCTACTGATGATCACGGTGTCACCCACCCAGAGCCAAGGATGTCCCCAACGTTGTGAGTGCATTGCAAAGCTCAAGACTGTGTCCTGTTACGGTAAACGCCTGTCTGCCCTGCCAGACGGCATCCCACTGGACACCAAGATCCTGGATCTAAGTGGGAATAAACTTCGCTGGGTAGAGCACGGTGACCTGCTTCCGTATCTACGTCTTGAAAAGCTGGACCTGAGTGACAACATGATTAGTGTCCTGGAACCGAATGCTTTTTCTAGTCTTCAGAACCTGCAGTCGCTTTCATTGAGGGGTAACCAGTTAAAACTGGTCCCCATGGGGGCTTTCTCACGTCTCTCCAACCTAACTTCACTGGACCTCAGTGGGAATAAAATTGTGATTCTTTTGGACTTTACTTTCCAAGACctgaaaagtctgaaaaaccTTGAGGTTGGAGACAATGATCTGGTTTATATCTCCAACAAGGCCTTTCTGGGTCTAGTGGGGCTGAGGGAGCTGACCATTGAGAGGTGCAACCTGACTTCTGTGTCCAGCCAGTCTTTGTCTTACCTGCATAACCTGGTGACTCTGCGGCTCCGCTACCTCAGTATCTCCGCCTTAGAGGACCAGAACTTCCGGAAGCTGGGAAACCTGAGGGGGCTCGAGATCGATCACTGGCCCTTTTTGGAGTACATTTCCCCTCACAGCCTGCAGGGTCTTAACTTGTCTTGGCTGTCTATCACGCACACCAACATCACCTCTGTGCCGACCTCTGCCCTGCGCAGTCTGGCTCACCTCACCAGCCTCAACCTCTCCTACAACCCCATCTCTGTGTTGGAGTCCTGGGCGCTGCGGGACCTTGTTAGGCTGAAGGAGCTGCATCTGGTCAACACTAACCTGGCAGTAGTGCAGCCATACGCCATGGGTGGTCTGAGGCAAATCCACCTTCTTAACCTCTCCACTAACAGCCTGGTGACCCTGGAAGAGGGAGCCTTTCAATCCGTCAACACTCTGGAGACGCTGCGTTTGGATGGAAACCCTCTGGCCTGCGACTGCCGCCTGCTGTGGATCCTTCAGCGCAGGAAGACCCTCAATTTTGACGGTGCTTCTCCAGTGTGTATGATGCCTGTTGAGGTGCAAGGACGGGCTCTTAACGCTTTCTCTGACTCAGCTCTCTTTGACCACTTTACTTGCCAGAAGCCCAAAATCCGCAACAGGAAACTGCAGCAGATATCTGCCCGTGAGGGACAGGTTGTGTCATTCATTTGCAGAGCAGAGGGTGAACCAACACCAGTGATATTCTGGATCTCACCCCAGCGCCGTCGTATCACCACAAAGAGCAGCGGACGCCTAACTGTATTACCAGAAGGCACACTAGAAATACGGTACGCCCAGGTAATGGATAGTGGAACTTACATATGCATAGCCAGCAACGCTGGTGGAAATGACACCTATTTTGCCACACTCACAGTTAGTGGGCTGCCACTAGATGCAGCCCTTATGGCCAACCGCACTTACTATGCTGGGGACCTTAATGACACAAATCTAAATGATACCAGAGTCTTCTTGAAGTTCACTCTGGACCTCAAGACCATCCTCATATCCACAGCTATGGGCTGTATCATGTTCCTGGGTGTAGTCCTGTTCTGTTtcatcctgctgtttgtgtggagTCGAGGGAGAGGGCAGCACAAGAACAATTTCTCAGTGGAATATTCCTTCAGAAAAGTGGATGGACCTGCTGCCAGTGGAGGACAGGGTGGGGCACGCAAGTtcaacatgaaaatgatttga